The sequence aatagtttttagTAGAAATTATTAAACCccaaatttacaaaaaattcCTTTTTACAACATAGATgttaattaaaacatatttttcttttacaaaattaaataaagtaagaacaccaaacattatttttgttagaaaatgttaataaaaattatataattgtatagttaatcaaaattatatatattttttaaggcAGTTATTAGatcttttttaacaataaaaatataaataaataaataaataaataaataaataaataaataggttttgGATCAAAATAACTttctaaaaaattaattaagacCACTAAGCCTGAGAAAATCTAAAATAGTTGTACATGGACAATAAGTTAAAGAGAACTGTAGTTgataaaacagagagaaagtctGTGTCCTCTGTTCAGCGCCTCATGAGAACATTCCAGCTTGCTAAAGTCAGTTTAGAATTTGAATAGTACAGAAGAACCGCCCgtctctgattggccagaatcGAAAGACGTAGGCGGGACTTTCACGCCACTCATGAGCGTTCTCGCTCTACGATTGGAGCGTAGCGCCGTGGGCGGAAACTTCAAGGCAGTATATATGCTCTGACCACGGCTCTCAGGCTAATGATCGCTGGCGCTTGCTCGTTAAGAAGTAGCGGACAGGGACGGTCTTGTTCAATGTTTCACCACCGAGCAAAACTGAGCCTGCGCCCCCGAAGCAAATACCGCGCTTTCGACTGAGTGAAAGCCCGAGTGCTTCCTTCGCCGAAGTGTGGGAAAGGGCTCTAAAAGTACAATGATCAACACGGGGGAGTGCGCGGTGGACGCGCAGAGCCTGATTTCCATCTCTTTACGGAAGATTCACAACTCGCGGACGCAGCGCGGAGGCATCAAGCTGCACAAGAACCTCCTGGTGTCGTACGTGCTGAGGAACGCGCGCCAGGTCTACATGAACGAAAAGTACGCGGAGATCTACAGGATGCAGCAGTACGAGGAGGTCATGACCGTGTGCAACGAGATCCAGGAGCTGAACCCGCTCGACGTGGCTGAGGACGCCGAGGAGGAGCCAAGCTGCTGCGGCGTGGCGAGTCCTGCACCCAGCCTGTGCGCTGCGCTCTCACCGGTCGGCCCGCGCTCTCCACACCCGCAGCCGGGCGCGTGCTCCGCGTCTCTCGTACTCCATGCCGAGGAAGAAGAGGACGAGGATGCGTCCTGTAAGCATTCGGACGCTGTGTTCTACCGCAGTTGCTGCGTGGAGGCGTGC comes from Tachysurus vachellii isolate PV-2020 chromosome 26, HZAU_Pvac_v1, whole genome shotgun sequence and encodes:
- the ier5l gene encoding immediate early response gene 5-like protein, coding for MINTGECAVDAQSLISISLRKIHNSRTQRGGIKLHKNLLVSYVLRNARQVYMNEKYAEIYRMQQYEEVMTVCNEIQELNPLDVAEDAEEEPSCCGVASPAPSLCAALSPVGPRSPHPQPGACSASLVLHAEEEEDEDASCKHSDAVFYRSCCVEACAMAPSCDFSPSGGVHCSKTTVLDLDTHVVTTVENGCLHQDCCAPLAPCCLSAHGPARKRKMDFGYYAPELDETPEFAPCKRQKLEECAYAGSAEPLEACNISNLISIFGSGFSGLVSRQADLEQALNGQFCSKQALASLGAWTRAIVAF